From a single Fulvivirga ulvae genomic region:
- a CDS encoding caspase family protein, which translates to MNVLVRQTFLAAILILTVAEAIAQTGVPRIVINAQGHSGKIYNILFSPDGEKVISVSEDKTIRVWNSRTAELINKFESEIGNGPEGMLYASAISPDGKTLAVGGYPVNTEKENYIIIIDLEKGKQVSAAIGHTNVINSLDFTGDGKYLASGSDDGTIRIWKADSSERLRTVATIEIGKRITGLAFNNKTQALAVASDSKNVLLYDLKGLDDGIKKFPLTELKKHKGIVNKINISPDGSYIASSSLEKELVLWRADGSFVKEFDKSDNIINAITFSHDSKILVAMDAAGHGASYSVPEGNKWTEFYGHDNTVFSADFSPASVSGNYIVASAGGNNNIIQIWNPINGRIQQTIKGKGGTIWGLTFGSGMELFISREQPKGTDKPIYPFAFDFNSFTLKSNPDKPSEGFLANAKKDVRQTGVYTLEVNRGGIIQNNEYEDGRILDFQVTPEGNIIVGSDFSLKMYGREGQMIKEFLGHSGGIRSVTVSRDGRYMASGSEDQTIKLWKLAEKGEAPSMREVFTDPVWGQYFSALEVDSLTYLSSSKAWKDVISHLKNRGDKTWKDIEDIYGTLGETVSPFAHFFVSDDGEWICWTPEGYFSCSSSGAEYFGWHINQGIHKLADFYTAEQYFDILYRPETLNKSIRQARRVVEILLEDGERIFDLTKLNRPSAAFFNTNALTLGKEKQLDYEDGKYLTQSKSLELDVDIYDGGGGIKEVNIYQNEKLIIIDDQLESIGEEQRVAKKYKVNLVNGRNDFKVIVKNFQKIESRPDYLKVEYNGEIIATSSLYMLSVGINKYKNASYNLNYAQPDAKAFTKKIIENSSKMFKSIRKTEIYDTEATKENIIKGFESIISQAQPEDVFVFYYAGHGTLDMDSDNEYYLVPTDITKLYGDPAQLKEKGISATDLKNHLSKVKSQKQLILMDACHSGGAVKSINVRAAASEEKAIVQLARSSGVVMIASSGTQQFASEFEVLEHGVFTYALLEGLDGKADSGDNKITVNELKIFMEERVPELSDKYGGQAQYPTGFVHGNDFPITLLYKEHMEDQK; encoded by the coding sequence ATGAATGTACTTGTCAGACAAACATTCCTGGCAGCTATACTGATCCTTACCGTGGCTGAAGCTATCGCTCAAACCGGCGTCCCGCGGATAGTCATTAATGCGCAGGGGCATTCCGGAAAGATATATAACATCTTGTTCTCACCCGATGGTGAAAAAGTAATTTCAGTATCTGAAGATAAAACAATACGCGTTTGGAATTCAAGGACTGCCGAGCTGATCAACAAGTTCGAAAGCGAAATAGGGAACGGCCCTGAAGGTATGCTGTATGCGTCTGCGATTTCTCCTGACGGAAAAACCCTTGCGGTGGGCGGCTATCCTGTCAACACGGAAAAAGAAAATTACATTATTATCATCGATCTTGAAAAAGGCAAGCAGGTATCTGCTGCTATAGGTCATACTAATGTAATCAATAGCCTTGATTTTACGGGTGATGGAAAATACCTGGCAAGTGGAAGCGACGATGGAACAATTAGAATCTGGAAAGCCGATAGTTCCGAACGCCTGAGAACAGTTGCCACCATTGAGATAGGTAAAAGGATAACCGGTTTAGCTTTCAACAATAAAACTCAAGCTCTGGCAGTGGCTTCAGATAGCAAAAATGTACTACTCTATGACCTGAAAGGGCTTGATGATGGTATCAAAAAGTTTCCATTAACCGAGTTGAAAAAACATAAAGGTATAGTAAACAAAATCAACATTTCTCCGGACGGCAGCTATATTGCTTCCAGCAGCCTGGAAAAAGAATTGGTATTGTGGAGGGCTGATGGTTCCTTTGTAAAGGAATTCGATAAGTCTGACAACATTATCAACGCCATTACTTTTTCACATGATTCTAAAATTCTGGTTGCTATGGATGCTGCAGGGCATGGAGCCAGTTATTCCGTGCCAGAGGGTAATAAATGGACCGAGTTCTATGGTCATGACAATACAGTTTTCAGTGCGGATTTCTCACCTGCCTCTGTCAGTGGAAATTACATCGTAGCCTCTGCAGGAGGAAACAATAATATAATTCAAATATGGAATCCTATAAATGGCAGAATACAGCAAACTATTAAGGGGAAAGGAGGCACAATCTGGGGACTTACTTTTGGTAGTGGTATGGAATTATTTATTTCCCGCGAGCAACCAAAGGGAACCGATAAGCCCATCTATCCATTTGCATTCGATTTCAACTCATTCACATTAAAAAGTAATCCTGACAAGCCATCTGAAGGCTTTTTGGCCAATGCAAAGAAAGATGTAAGACAAACCGGTGTTTATACACTTGAAGTTAATCGTGGTGGTATAATTCAAAATAATGAATATGAGGATGGCCGTATACTTGATTTTCAGGTTACACCTGAGGGGAACATTATAGTTGGTAGTGACTTTTCCTTAAAAATGTACGGTCGTGAGGGACAAATGATAAAGGAGTTCCTTGGTCATAGCGGAGGCATAAGATCCGTTACAGTAAGTCGGGATGGCAGGTATATGGCTTCAGGAAGCGAGGACCAGACCATTAAGCTCTGGAAACTGGCAGAGAAAGGAGAGGCTCCAAGTATGAGAGAAGTTTTTACGGATCCTGTTTGGGGACAGTACTTCTCAGCTCTTGAGGTTGATTCATTAACTTATTTATCATCTTCAAAGGCTTGGAAGGATGTGATCAGTCACCTGAAAAACAGAGGTGACAAAACCTGGAAAGACATTGAAGATATATATGGCACGCTCGGTGAGACAGTTAGTCCGTTTGCTCATTTTTTTGTTTCTGATGATGGAGAATGGATTTGCTGGACTCCTGAAGGTTATTTTAGCTGTAGCTCATCCGGGGCGGAATATTTTGGGTGGCACATTAACCAGGGCATCCACAAGTTGGCTGACTTTTACACTGCAGAACAATATTTTGATATACTCTACCGGCCGGAGACCTTAAACAAGAGTATCAGGCAAGCCCGGCGTGTTGTAGAAATATTACTCGAAGATGGGGAGCGAATTTTCGACCTAACCAAGCTAAACAGACCGTCGGCAGCATTTTTTAATACAAATGCCCTTACATTGGGCAAAGAAAAGCAGTTAGATTATGAGGATGGTAAATATCTAACCCAAAGTAAATCACTGGAGCTTGATGTTGATATCTACGATGGCGGCGGTGGTATAAAAGAGGTTAATATTTATCAAAATGAAAAGCTCATCATTATTGATGACCAGCTAGAATCTATAGGTGAAGAACAAAGGGTAGCTAAAAAATATAAAGTAAACCTCGTAAACGGACGAAATGACTTTAAAGTAATCGTTAAGAACTTCCAAAAGATCGAATCCCGTCCTGACTACCTGAAAGTTGAATATAACGGAGAAATAATAGCCACCTCCAGTTTGTACATGCTGTCTGTGGGTATTAATAAGTATAAAAATGCGAGCTATAATCTCAACTACGCGCAACCTGATGCCAAGGCATTTACAAAAAAAATAATTGAGAATAGCAGCAAAATGTTTAAATCAATAAGAAAAACGGAGATTTACGACACTGAAGCCACTAAAGAAAATATTATTAAAGGCTTTGAATCAATCATTTCTCAGGCGCAACCGGAAGATGTATTCGTTTTTTATTATGCGGGACACGGTACCCTTGACATGGATAGCGATAATGAGTATTACCTGGTGCCGACCGATATTACCAAGCTATATGGCGACCCTGCTCAACTCAAGGAAAAGGGAATATCAGCAACTGATTTAAAAAATCACCTCTCAAAGGTAAAGTCTCAAAAGCAGCTAATATTAATGGATGCCTGTCATTCCGGAGGAGCCGTAAAATCAATAAATGTGAGGGCTGCGGCGTCTGAAGAGAAGGCTATTGTTCAGTTGGCCAGGTCATCTGGCGTGGTAATGATCGCATCCAGTGGAACACAGCAGTTTGCCTCTGAATTCGAAGTACTTGAACATGGCGTATTCACTTATGCCCTGCTGGAAGGCCTTGATGGCAAAGCTGACTCTGGTGATAACAAAATTACTGTCAATGAACTCAAGATATTTATGGAAGAGAGAGTTCCTGAACTAAGCGACAAATATGGTGGCCAGGCCCAGTATCCTACCGGCTTCGTACATGGCAATGACTTCCCCATTACCCTCTTATACAAGGAACATATGGAAGACCAAAAATAG
- a CDS encoding NAD(P)H-dependent flavin oxidoreductase, protein MERIDTELTRMLNIKYPVIMAPMFLVSNAAMTVEAVRAGITGAIPALNYRTDREFRAALAEIKKAVGGPFGINLIVNKSNYRLEEQLRTCVDYEVDFIITSLGSPRKVIEACSKKGIKVFCDVTEEQYARKVEELGADALIAVNSGAGGHAGPMPASKLIPLLKANCKIPVISAGGVATGSELRDVLTLGACGVSMGSPFIASDEAEVSQEYKQAVVDYGADDIVMTNRLSGTPCTIINTPYVQKIGTRQNWLESLLNRNKTLKKYAKMLTFYKGMKSLEKAAFSATYKTLWCAGPSIEHVHAIRPVKEIVGTLIDEYSKQSEEVS, encoded by the coding sequence ATGGAAAGAATTGATACGGAGCTAACCCGGATGCTTAACATAAAGTATCCTGTTATAATGGCTCCAATGTTTTTAGTTTCCAATGCCGCGATGACAGTTGAGGCTGTAAGGGCAGGGATTACTGGTGCCATTCCGGCACTTAATTATCGCACAGATCGTGAATTCAGGGCGGCACTTGCTGAAATAAAGAAGGCAGTGGGCGGACCATTTGGCATAAACCTGATTGTGAATAAGTCCAATTACAGGCTCGAAGAACAGCTTAGGACATGTGTGGATTATGAGGTGGATTTTATTATCACATCATTAGGTAGTCCACGAAAGGTAATAGAAGCCTGTAGTAAAAAGGGTATTAAGGTTTTCTGTGATGTTACCGAAGAGCAATATGCCAGAAAGGTAGAAGAGCTTGGAGCCGATGCGTTAATAGCTGTTAACTCCGGAGCGGGAGGGCATGCAGGGCCTATGCCGGCCAGCAAGCTTATTCCCCTTTTGAAGGCAAACTGTAAAATACCCGTAATATCTGCGGGAGGTGTAGCTACAGGATCTGAGTTGCGTGACGTGCTGACCCTTGGAGCGTGTGGAGTGTCTATGGGCAGCCCTTTTATCGCTTCTGATGAAGCGGAAGTATCGCAGGAGTATAAACAGGCTGTAGTGGATTATGGAGCTGATGATATAGTAATGACTAACAGGTTATCAGGGACACCATGTACAATAATAAATACTCCATATGTTCAGAAAATAGGAACAAGGCAAAATTGGCTAGAGTCGCTGCTAAACAGAAATAAAACTCTTAAGAAATATGCTAAGATGCTTACTTTCTACAAAGGGATGAAATCCCTGGAGAAAGCAGCTTTTAGCGCTACGTATAAGACGCTTTGGTGTGCGGGACCTTCAATTGAGCATGTGCATGCCATTCGTCCTGTAAAAGAGATTGTGGGTACGCTCATTGATGAATATAGCAAACAATCTGAGGAAGTTTCCTGA
- a CDS encoding M28 family peptidase, whose protein sequence is MKKLHSLYLFAVIISFPFNALCQSDEDMLKIIFDETLKNGHSYEMLDYLSNEIGGRLSGSPEAAAAVEWSRQEMIKLGFDTVFLQEVMVPHWVRGKKEIVRIVNSDRMGTIDLAACALGNSVGTGDQGLAANIIEVDGIESLKKLDKKKIEGKIVFFNRRMDPTRVNTFAAYGEAVDQRVYGASEAAALGAVAVVVRSMASNDDDIPHTGTLIYKEGVKQIPAFALSTNSANLLSKSLKAQQGLKLYLEAHCKMLPDVLSYNVVGEIKGSAKPNEYIIVGGHLDSWDLGDGAHDDGAGCVQSIEAVRVLKNVGYKPYHSIRAVMFMNEENGLRGGVRYAELAKQNNEKHLVAIESDRGGFTPKGFTLTGSETARAKLISWKPLFEPYGIYDFNKPGGGADISPLEEQGTALIGFLPDSQRYFNLHHTTADTFDKIDKRELELGAASMAALVYLIDKYGIDGKN, encoded by the coding sequence ATGAAAAAATTGCACTCATTGTATCTTTTTGCAGTTATAATTTCATTCCCATTTAATGCTCTTTGTCAATCTGACGAAGATATGCTGAAAATTATCTTCGATGAGACCCTGAAGAATGGCCATTCGTATGAGATGCTTGACTATCTGAGCAATGAAATTGGCGGCCGCCTTAGCGGATCACCTGAAGCTGCAGCGGCGGTAGAGTGGAGCCGTCAGGAAATGATAAAGTTAGGGTTTGATACAGTGTTTTTACAGGAGGTAATGGTGCCTCATTGGGTAAGGGGGAAAAAAGAAATTGTCAGAATTGTTAATTCAGACAGAATGGGGACAATTGATCTTGCAGCTTGCGCTTTAGGTAATTCAGTAGGCACGGGAGATCAGGGCTTAGCAGCAAATATTATCGAAGTAGATGGTATTGAATCGCTTAAAAAGCTTGATAAGAAGAAAATTGAGGGGAAAATCGTGTTTTTTAACAGACGAATGGATCCAACCCGTGTAAACACTTTTGCTGCCTATGGTGAAGCTGTGGATCAGCGGGTATACGGAGCTTCCGAAGCGGCTGCTTTAGGCGCCGTGGCGGTTGTGGTGAGGTCGATGGCATCCAATGATGACGACATACCTCATACAGGAACCTTGATATATAAAGAGGGTGTAAAGCAGATTCCTGCATTTGCTTTAAGCACTAATTCAGCCAATTTACTTAGTAAAAGCCTGAAGGCTCAACAGGGATTAAAGCTTTATTTAGAAGCACACTGTAAGATGTTGCCCGATGTGCTTTCATATAATGTAGTGGGAGAAATAAAAGGTTCAGCCAAACCAAATGAGTATATTATAGTCGGTGGACATTTGGATTCATGGGATTTGGGTGATGGAGCCCATGATGACGGTGCGGGGTGTGTTCAATCCATTGAAGCTGTTCGTGTTTTGAAAAATGTAGGATACAAACCCTACCACTCTATAAGAGCGGTGATGTTTATGAATGAAGAGAATGGTCTAAGGGGAGGTGTCAGGTATGCCGAATTAGCGAAGCAAAATAATGAGAAGCACCTAGTAGCTATTGAGTCTGATCGTGGAGGCTTTACACCTAAAGGTTTTACTCTGACTGGAAGTGAAACAGCACGGGCTAAACTAATTAGCTGGAAGCCATTATTTGAGCCATACGGGATATACGATTTTAACAAACCCGGAGGTGGGGCTGATATAAGCCCTTTAGAAGAACAGGGGACGGCGCTGATAGGCTTTCTGCCAGATTCTCAGCGTTACTTTAACCTTCATCATACTACGGCAGATACTTTTGATAAGATAGATAAAAGAGAGCTTGAGCTCGGGGCAGCCAGTATGGCAGCGTTGGTTTATTTAATTGATAAATACGGAATAGATGGAAAGAATTGA
- a CDS encoding DEAD/DEAH box helicase yields the protein MGKEIETFEDFKLNRQLLNAIEELGFTEPTPIQKSAIPLVLAGHDVMGIAQTGTGKTAAFVLPILMKIKYAQGADPRALILAPTRELVLQIEENIRMYSTYLDIRYTTLYGGVGAKTQIEAVQQGVDIVLATPGRFMDVYLKGELNTKFIKTFVLDEADKMMDMGFMPQIRKILEVIPVKRQNLLFSATMADRVLKLSEEFLEFPEIVEVAPQATTTDTVEQQLYQVPNMRTKINFLEYLLRKEEFKRVLVFTRTKSTADNVFKYLDRKGLGPVRVIHSNKGQNSRINAINEFKEGELKVLVSTDVSARGIDVSMVSHVINFDVPIIYEDYVHRIGRTGRARNEGVALTFANKAEMLHIGKIQELIRAEIPQKPLPEEIEVTETPRQEKIDIEMDIDVFKRRENPDFKGAFHEKKKHYSQRPNKKSGTKGKKSRRK from the coding sequence ATGGGTAAGGAAATAGAGACATTTGAAGATTTTAAATTAAACCGACAGCTTTTAAATGCGATTGAAGAGCTAGGCTTTACAGAACCTACCCCAATTCAAAAAAGTGCGATACCCCTGGTGCTGGCCGGACATGATGTAATGGGGATTGCCCAAACCGGTACGGGAAAAACTGCGGCATTTGTGCTTCCCATTCTTATGAAAATAAAGTACGCTCAGGGGGCAGATCCACGTGCACTCATTCTGGCTCCAACCAGGGAGCTGGTTTTGCAAATAGAGGAAAATATCAGGATGTATTCTACTTACCTTGATATTCGCTATACTACTTTATATGGTGGTGTAGGAGCGAAGACTCAGATTGAGGCGGTCCAGCAGGGCGTAGATATTGTTTTGGCAACGCCTGGCAGGTTTATGGATGTTTACCTTAAAGGGGAACTCAATACAAAATTTATTAAGACTTTCGTGCTTGATGAGGCTGACAAAATGATGGATATGGGCTTTATGCCTCAGATTAGAAAAATATTGGAAGTCATTCCTGTAAAACGGCAAAACTTGCTTTTTTCAGCCACTATGGCGGACAGGGTTTTGAAACTTTCTGAAGAGTTTCTGGAATTTCCGGAGATTGTTGAAGTAGCGCCGCAAGCCACCACTACGGATACTGTTGAGCAGCAGCTTTACCAGGTGCCTAACATGAGAACTAAAATAAATTTTCTAGAGTATCTGCTAAGGAAAGAGGAATTTAAAAGAGTGCTGGTCTTTACAAGAACCAAGTCCACTGCTGATAATGTGTTTAAATATCTGGATAGAAAAGGTCTGGGGCCCGTGCGGGTTATCCATTCCAATAAAGGGCAAAACAGCCGGATCAATGCTATAAACGAGTTTAAAGAGGGTGAATTAAAGGTATTGGTTTCTACCGATGTTTCAGCGCGGGGGATTGATGTCAGCATGGTTTCTCATGTTATTAATTTTGATGTGCCGATTATCTATGAAGACTATGTGCATAGAATAGGCCGAACCGGAAGGGCAAGAAATGAGGGAGTAGCCCTGACGTTCGCCAATAAGGCAGAAATGCTTCACATTGGAAAAATACAGGAGTTGATAAGAGCGGAGATACCTCAAAAGCCACTTCCCGAAGAGATTGAAGTTACAGAGACACCCCGTCAGGAAAAAATCGACATTGAGATGGATATAGATGTCTTTAAAAGGCGGGAAAATCCTGATTTTAAGGGGGCATTTCACGAGAAGAAGAAACACTATAGCCAAAGACCAAACAAGAAGTCGGGTACAAAAGGGAAAAAATCACGCAGAAAATAA
- a CDS encoding dihydroorotase, whose amino-acid sequence MKSILITNAQIINEGKIFSSDILIKGEFIHKIAGEISGTEADQIIDAKGAYVLPGVIDDQVHFREPGLTHKANIYTEARAAVAGGVTSFMEMPNTVPNALTQELLEEKYEIGKNTSLANYSFFMGASNDNIDEVLKTPVNKVCGVKVFMGSSTGNMLVDNEKTLENIFSKVDMLIATHCEDEATIRKNTEIYREKYGEDVPIHCHPLIRSEEACYKSSSMAVALAKKYGSQLHILHISTAKELSLFDNTIPLKDKKITAEACVHHMWFNDTDYAQKGTFIKWNPAVKTKTDQEAILKAVIDGRIDVVATDHAPHTLEEKKNAYFKAPSGGPLIQHSLPAMLEFYHRGKITLEQVVEKMCHNPAILFNIEKRGFLREGYYADIAIVNTNLPWTVEKSNIIAKCGWSPFEGQTFKSSITHTFVSGHLAYKHGRFDESIKGKRLLFER is encoded by the coding sequence ATGAAATCGATATTAATTACAAATGCCCAAATAATCAATGAAGGTAAGATCTTTTCTTCTGATATTCTTATCAAAGGAGAATTTATACACAAGATTGCCGGTGAGATAAGTGGCACCGAGGCGGACCAGATCATTGATGCGAAAGGCGCGTATGTTTTACCTGGCGTGATAGACGATCAGGTACACTTCAGAGAACCTGGCCTTACCCATAAAGCAAACATATACACCGAGGCGCGTGCCGCCGTTGCAGGTGGTGTAACATCCTTTATGGAAATGCCAAATACCGTACCTAATGCCCTCACACAAGAGCTGCTTGAAGAAAAATATGAGATAGGTAAAAACACTTCTCTGGCCAACTATTCTTTCTTTATGGGAGCCAGCAATGACAACATTGATGAGGTTCTAAAAACACCTGTCAACAAAGTCTGCGGCGTAAAAGTATTTATGGGCTCATCCACAGGTAATATGCTGGTGGATAATGAAAAGACACTGGAAAATATTTTCTCGAAAGTAGACATGCTGATAGCAACACATTGCGAAGACGAGGCTACAATCAGAAAAAATACTGAAATATACAGAGAAAAGTATGGAGAGGATGTTCCCATCCATTGTCACCCGTTGATACGTAGTGAAGAAGCCTGTTACAAGTCTTCATCTATGGCCGTAGCATTGGCCAAAAAATATGGCAGCCAACTTCATATTCTACACATTTCAACAGCTAAGGAATTGTCTCTTTTTGACAATACTATACCTCTTAAAGACAAGAAGATAACTGCAGAAGCTTGTGTGCATCATATGTGGTTTAATGATACGGACTATGCACAAAAAGGAACATTTATTAAATGGAATCCTGCCGTAAAAACGAAAACTGACCAGGAGGCCATCCTTAAGGCTGTAATTGACGGGCGCATTGACGTTGTGGCAACAGACCACGCTCCTCATACTTTGGAAGAAAAGAAAAATGCATACTTTAAAGCACCCTCAGGAGGACCATTAATCCAGCATAGTTTACCGGCTATGCTGGAGTTTTATCACCGGGGAAAAATTACTCTTGAGCAGGTCGTTGAAAAGATGTGTCATAATCCGGCTATTCTGTTTAATATAGAAAAAAGAGGTTTTCTTCGCGAAGGTTATTATGCGGATATTGCCATAGTTAACACAAATCTGCCCTGGACAGTAGAGAAAAGTAATATTATTGCGAAATGTGGATGGTCTCCTTTTGAAGGTCAAACTTTCAAGTCTTCCATTACCCATACCTTTGTATCGGGGCATCTTGCATACAAACACGGCAGGTTCGATGAAAGTATTAAGGGTAAAAGACTACTGTTTGAAAGATAA
- the infB gene encoding translation initiation factor IF-2 encodes MSEEKTMRLSQVARKLNVGRTTIIDFLADKGFEVDTSPNSKVTGEQFAMLSKEFAASASEKEEASGLTIGTKHNEHVVIDSESDTSKKSDDEENILIKNLSAGKNPETKAEKKEEPAEEKKPEKIEHEKPKLQGIKVVGKIDLDKKKEEPKKEEPKKEEPKKEEPKKEEPKAEEPKKEEPKKEEPVKVSEPEVTKEKREEKPKEVEKQPVTKSEQKEEPKAEPERSQVIEAKADKLKGLKVVGKIELPVEKDKKKDKPVASSDDRKEQKKKKRPRKRIPRQDTQDRGKPRRARAEKEEPSDKEIQDKIKATLAKLSGTKKKSSGSKYRREKRSAIAEAKEEQMLQEEQESKTLKVTEFISANDLASLMNVSVNDVISTCMSLGMFVSINQRLDAESITVIADEFGFNVEFTSTDDEVEVAVDEDSEEDLEPRAPIVTIMGHVDHGKTSLLDFIRSSKVTAGEAGGITQHIGAYDVMTSSGQKIAFLDTPGHEAFTAMRARGAKVTDIVIIVVAADDDVMPQTKEAINHAQVAGVPIVIAINKVDKPNANPDKIKEALSNINILVEDWGGKYQCQEISAKTGQGVDELLEKVLLEAELLELKANPNKNAVGTVIEASLDKGRGYVATLLVQSGVMKVGDVILAGAYHGRVKAMFDHTGKKMDKVGPSTPVLMLGLDGAPQAGDKFNVMESDREAREIAAKREQILREQSIRTKKHITLDEIGRRLAIGSFKELNVIVKGDVDGSVEALSDSLLKLSTEEIQVNIIHKGVGQISESDVLLASASDAVIVGFQVRPSASARRLAENEEIEIRLYSVIYDAINDVKDAMEGMLDPEVEEVIVGNVEVRDVFKISKVGTVAGCMVTEGYIKRNNPIRLIRDGIVVYSGEMGQLKRFKDDVGEVKNGYECGISIKNFNDIKEGDVIESYEERETKRTL; translated from the coding sequence ATGTCAGAAGAAAAAACCATGAGGCTTAGTCAAGTCGCTAGAAAGCTTAATGTAGGTAGAACTACAATTATAGATTTTCTTGCCGACAAGGGCTTTGAAGTAGATACCAGCCCCAATTCTAAGGTGACAGGTGAGCAATTTGCCATGTTATCTAAGGAGTTTGCTGCGTCTGCTTCTGAGAAAGAGGAGGCTTCCGGGCTGACTATCGGGACTAAGCATAATGAACATGTGGTTATTGACAGTGAAAGCGATACGTCGAAAAAATCGGACGACGAAGAAAATATACTTATAAAGAACCTTTCTGCTGGCAAAAATCCTGAAACAAAAGCAGAGAAGAAAGAGGAACCGGCTGAAGAGAAGAAGCCAGAAAAGATTGAGCACGAAAAGCCTAAATTACAAGGTATCAAAGTCGTGGGTAAAATTGATCTGGATAAGAAGAAAGAGGAGCCTAAGAAGGAAGAGCCCAAAAAAGAGGAGCCTAAGAAAGAGGAACCCAAAAAAGAAGAACCTAAAGCTGAAGAACCTAAAAAAGAGGAGCCTAAGAAGGAGGAACCCGTGAAGGTTTCAGAACCTGAGGTCACTAAAGAAAAACGGGAAGAGAAACCCAAAGAGGTGGAGAAACAACCTGTCACAAAGAGCGAGCAAAAAGAAGAGCCTAAAGCTGAGCCTGAAAGATCACAGGTTATAGAAGCCAAGGCGGATAAGTTAAAAGGACTTAAAGTAGTAGGCAAGATTGAATTGCCTGTCGAAAAAGATAAAAAGAAGGATAAGCCTGTTGCTTCCTCTGATGACAGAAAAGAGCAAAAGAAGAAGAAAAGGCCAAGAAAGAGGATCCCCAGACAAGATACTCAGGATCGTGGTAAACCCAGAAGAGCGCGAGCCGAGAAAGAGGAGCCGTCAGATAAGGAGATCCAGGATAAAATCAAAGCCACGCTTGCCAAGCTAAGTGGTACTAAAAAGAAAAGCTCAGGCTCCAAATACAGAAGAGAGAAAAGGTCTGCCATAGCTGAGGCGAAGGAAGAGCAGATGCTCCAGGAAGAACAGGAATCAAAAACATTAAAGGTAACGGAGTTTATCTCTGCAAATGACCTGGCTTCTTTGATGAATGTTTCTGTAAATGACGTTATATCAACATGTATGAGCCTGGGAATGTTCGTATCCATCAATCAACGACTGGATGCGGAATCAATCACGGTTATTGCAGATGAATTTGGTTTTAATGTAGAATTTACATCAACTGATGATGAAGTGGAGGTGGCCGTTGATGAAGACTCAGAAGAAGATCTGGAACCTCGTGCGCCCATTGTTACTATCATGGGACACGTTGACCACGGCAAGACTTCATTGCTTGACTTTATCAGAAGCTCCAAAGTAACAGCAGGTGAAGCAGGTGGTATTACCCAGCACATTGGTGCTTACGATGTAATGACTTCCAGCGGACAAAAAATTGCGTTTTTAGATACTCCTGGTCACGAAGCTTTTACTGCAATGCGTGCCCGTGGTGCTAAAGTTACGGATATAGTTATCATTGTAGTGGCAGCGGACGATGATGTAATGCCACAAACAAAAGAAGCTATAAATCACGCTCAGGTGGCTGGTGTACCAATTGTTATTGCTATCAATAAAGTGGATAAGCCCAATGCAAACCCTGACAAAATCAAGGAAGCATTATCCAATATTAATATTCTTGTTGAAGATTGGGGAGGTAAATACCAGTGTCAGGAGATTTCTGCAAAAACAGGCCAGGGAGTTGATGAATTGCTTGAAAAAGTACTACTTGAAGCTGAGCTACTTGAACTGAAAGCTAACCCTAATAAAAATGCTGTAGGTACTGTTATTGAAGCTTCTTTGGATAAAGGACGTGGTTATGTGGCAACATTGCTGGTGCAGAGTGGAGTGATGAAGGTCGGGGATGTAATCCTTGCCGGAGCATATCATGGCAGAGTTAAGGCAATGTTTGATCATACCGGTAAAAAAATGGATAAGGTTGGCCCTTCCACTCCGGTGCTAATGTTAGGTCTGGATGGTGCCCCTCAGGCAGGTGATAAATTCAATGTCATGGAAAGTGACAGGGAAGCAAGAGAGATTGCAGCAAAGCGCGAACAGATACTTAGAGAACAGAGCATTAGAACTAAGAAACATATTACCCTCGACGAAATCGGACGACGACTGGCAATAGGATCGTTTAAAGAATTGAATGTTATCGTGAAAGGTGACGTGGATGGTTCGGTTGAAGCACTTTCCGATTCATTATTGAAGTTGAGCACCGAAGAAATTCAGGTGAATATCATACACAAAGGTGTAGGACAGATCTCTGAATCTGATGTATTGCTGGCCTCTGCTTCTGATGCGGTAATCGTTGGTTTCCAGGTTAGGCCATCTGCTTCAGCCCGTAGACTGGCAGAAAATGAAGAAATTGAAATCAGGCTTTACTCAGTGATCTATGATGCTATCAATGATGTTAAAGATGCCATGGAAGGTATGCTTGACCCTGAAGTTGAGGAGGTGATTGTAGGTAACGTGGAAGTCAGAGACGTATTTAAAATATCCAAAGTGGGTACCGTAGCAGGATGTATGGTTACAGAAGGCTACATCAAGAGAAATAACCCTATTCGATTGATTCGTGATGGTATCGTGGTTTATTCCGGTGAAATGGGGCAGTTGAAGCGCTTTAAAGATGATGTGGGAGAGGTCAAGAACGGATATGAATGCGGTATCAGCATAAAGAATTTTAATGACATCAAAGAAGGTGATGTGATTGAAAGTTACGAAGAGAGAGAAACGAAAAGAACCTTATAA